In the genome of Carassius auratus strain Wakin unplaced genomic scaffold, ASM336829v1 scaf_tig00030182, whole genome shotgun sequence, the window AGGGATTAATGGTCACACCAAGACATGGATCACCTACTCAAAATGACTGTCCTTGTGATAGAACCATatggtccaatccccacttcatacgaGGAGGTCATTCGGTTTTCATACACCACATATCCGCTGTCCTCCTGTGAATAGGAACAGTGTCAGCATCCAGTCCATCACAAGcaaatgcagaataaaaccagtagcagctgctcaccatcacgctcgtgccacatgcggtcacagggaactggtatatagcaaaggaaggtgtagaccccacaggagcacaaggtgggtcatttccacccagtagatgaaccgtatccagactcagtcgaggcagaGTAACATCTCTagacaccactaccacaaactgaccatctctaataCACTGGACGGTCACTAGAACAAGTACAAGAGCAGGTTAAATTCAGAGAATCAGTTTGACACGAACGGAATAAGATTGGGAACACTTACCCGCCCTTCCATAGAAACACTGCTGTCCGttaaagcagcagttgatagcttcacactcagcaccactgatcccaggtagaccacattggatctgctcagaatcagctacagCTACACATTTATCAAAGGGCTCTGCCTGCACTACTGGCTTCTGAAACTGCTGTTTAACTGGCTTCTGAATcggaaactgcggcttagttaactgttgaacaggcttctgaagtggaaattGCGGGTTAGGTAGGTGTTGAACTGGTTTCTGAatcggaaactgctggttagttagctgttgaacaggcttctgaagcggaaactgcggcttagttagctgttgaactggcttccgaagcggaaactgctggttagttagcggttgaacaggcttctgaagcggaTACTGCGGCTTAGGTTGAACTGTTGGAAcaggcttctgaagtggaaattGCGGGTTAGGTAGGTGTTGAACTGGTttctgaagtggaaactgctggttagttagctgcttgaacaggcttctgaagcggaaactgttggttagttagctgttgaactggcttctggagctgaaactgttggttagttagctgttgaaacTGGCTTCTGGAGCTGAAACTGCTGGTCAGTCTGCTGGAGCTGAAACTGCTGGTCAGTCTGCTGCATCATCAGAGCTTGAGCATCCTGAAGCGACTTACTCCACTGTGGAACAGCATGACAGAAAGCACAGACCAACGAAATCTGAACCCAAACACCAACTTCCAGCCATTGTTCAACAGCTAAACACAAAGAGGAGACATTGCCCTTTGGTCTTTTCTATTCTACAGATTTCAGCTAATTAACGATAGTCCCTCCCTCTTCATTAACAACTGAGTGGACAAATCCCAGGGTTGTAAATGGACATGTAAAACCGTTCTGGAGAATTTTGCCCATACCCAAGCCACGTACCTTTTTATGtagatatcatttaaaatattgtatcaatgcattctatggcacctttaactgggattatgaactcatattttggccGGAAACAATAGTTTGAATTTCTTAACGATGgattgtttcttataaacacaaagcCTTTCACTTCAAAAGACAGTAATtgatgtgaattacttgtggattatattgatatttatatcagctctttggactttcgttctgatgccacccattcactggcagaggattcattggggagcaagtgatgtaattctacatttttccaaatcttttcCAATGATAAACTAAAAACCATTTAAAAGAGAGATagatttttatgaatattctatattatttgagtcatatcaggggctttttttaatgacattcatTGTCTATCATAGACACACAGTCAAACTTTAATTGGTAAAATGTGAATAAGTGTAGATGAAAATCTCAGATCCTTATCAATCCTTCCATTGGCTAGTGACATTCCAGAACGTTCTCATTTGTTAATTTGTTGAATCAAAGGTAATCAATCAAGCTGAAAGGGGAGGAGCCGCTTAAATTCAAAGCTGTACTTAATGGCAAAGACGAGGACTGGTGGGTATTGTGTTAACGTTTGTCAGGATGGGTCTTTTGCAATATGTGTTAGTGCTGGTTGTGCTTGTGGTGTTTGATCTGAAGAATGCTTTGGAAGTTTGAGATCCAGTCAAAGTCCAAAAAGCAAGAAGCATCAATCATATCCAGCTTCCAGAGTGCCTGTTTCTTCTCAAGTGCTCGGAAACACTTTGCAGAAGGCTTCTCTGTCTCAGAGTCTTGACTACAGAGGATTTGCACAAGAGCCTCTTGGTCTTCAGGAGAAGCAGGTGTTGCAGGGTCCAGTGAAGCCTTTGGACTGGAGGTTTCCCACTGTTCCAGAAGTGCCGAGTGAGATGGCGGTGGACTTCCATTTGAGGCAACCTGTGACTCCCAGTAGTGTAGCTATTCAATGCGGTGAGAACCGGGTTCATGTGGAGGTACAGCAGGACTTGTTTAGCAATGGTGAACTGATCCAGCCATCTGGTCTGACTTTGGGAGGATGTCCTGTTGTCGGTTTGGTCCCAGGCTCCAAGGTGCTCTTCTTTGACAATGAACTGCAGGACTGCAATAGTGTGTTGATGGTAAGGGCGGTTAAGTGTTACTAGATTTATTGAACCCTACTAAAAATGGGCCCTTGTTTTGGTATCGACGGTTCCCTGAATCTATATCTGGGGAAAAACTCTTAATAACCGGCTTACTCGGGTAACCAAGTGTTATGGCATGACTAGCTAAGATGCCTttaggaatgggggggggggtttggggaGAATCCTCTAGGTAACAACGTCCGTCTCCTATAGATGACCAAGGATGAGCTTGTCTACACCTTTGCCCTTACCTACACTCCTGAGGCGTTTGCTGGCACTCCGATTACCCGTGCAGGTGGTGCAGTTATTGGTGTTCAATGCCA includes:
- the LOC113080045 gene encoding gamma-hordein-3-like yields the protein MQQTDQQFQLQQTDQQFQLQKPKPVPTVQPKPQYPLQKPVQPLTNQQFPLRKPVQQLTKPQFPLQKPVQQLTNQQFPIQKPVQHLPNPQFPLQKPVQQLTKPQFPIQKPVKQQFQKPVVQAEPFDKCVAVADSEQIQCGLPGISGAECEAINCCFNGQQCFYGRAVTVQCIRDGQFVVVVSRDVTLPRLSLDTVHLLGGNDPPCAPVGSTPSFAIYQFPVTACGTSVMEDSGYVVYENRMTSSYEVGIGPYGSITRTVIL